One Paenisporosarcina sp. FSL H8-0542 genomic region harbors:
- a CDS encoding SRPBCC family protein, translating to MKRWTKSIVIDAPIEDVWKYLDGDLEKMQQIMPKVVSNTPVTETQEVVGSVYRQEYREGNRVEAYDVHVTEYENTPTHKHMKVAFTLAKLFEITAKYEVEALPDSKTKFVYTTTNNPLKWFIKLFLLFGNDKVIVEFVERVKQVAESNRT from the coding sequence TTGAAACGATGGACGAAATCAATTGTTATTGATGCACCAATTGAAGATGTGTGGAAGTATTTGGACGGCGACTTGGAAAAGATGCAACAAATCATGCCGAAAGTAGTCAGCAATACGCCCGTCACTGAAACGCAAGAAGTTGTGGGCAGTGTTTATCGCCAAGAATACCGTGAAGGCAATCGTGTAGAAGCCTATGATGTGCACGTTACCGAATACGAAAACACTCCAACTCACAAACATATGAAAGTAGCATTTACGCTTGCGAAATTATTTGAGATTACTGCGAAATATGAAGTCGAAGCATTACCTGATTCTAAAACGAAATTTGTTTATACAACCACAAATAATCCGTTAAAATGGTTCATTAAACTATTCTTGTTATTTGGCAATGACAAAGTAATTGTCGAATTCGTAGAACGTGTAAAACAAGTGGCAGAGAGCAATCGCACATAA
- a CDS encoding ATP-dependent helicase, producing MPTFFERQAISHNVHLNKVQQKAVCQTEGPLLLLACPGSGKTTTLIMRIGYLIEEKGVEPRRIKAITFSRASAQDMKSRFEQFFPSLNQVAFSTIHSLAFSITSRFLKSQGISFTLIEGTPTNNAPMKSQILKDLYKQALKEDCTDDQLQEMIQFISFIKNKMIPEARWKDEALPNPEAVKIAIQYEAIKTQNPSQLWLDFDDLLVIAYEALSTDRHIMESFSKLYDYVLTDESQDTSRVQHAIVEKLVEGHRNLCVVADDDQTIYSWRAADPSYLLNFKETYPDAKILKMEQNYRSSANIVSVANQFIKRNTIRYKKEMFTKNSPVLDIELKRLHDDQAQMRYVIYGLLDLKETSSAAILFRNNASAILYISELERRGIPFYMKDVDQRFFSHWVVDDILNFMRLSFNLERKDIFLKIARKFNLYLSNDQIRKFERIEEAGNVFQLLSRHVPLKDYQIKSLQSYATIYEQMKESRPKSVIRLIREKLGYEQVLQNRAEKFGFRIEVLLDMIRTLEQIAEPFTTMEAFAKRLKELDELTQKAKKIKDPNAVTLSTFHSAKGLEFDHVYMIDCHNGTIPSDEDQRDTDKLEEARRLFYVGMTRARQHLELLTYAEKDGKEKVESRFISEVRSILLKNSKQSEAVTKQVDPENPNTIREIREMTVGLKIVHKKFGEGHIVQLKSDRIILRFGETQKELAIQMILDKGLLAKDIKAVPKDLIVK from the coding sequence ATGCCTACGTTTTTTGAAAGACAAGCGATCAGTCATAATGTTCATTTAAATAAAGTACAACAAAAAGCAGTTTGCCAAACGGAAGGACCACTTCTGTTATTGGCATGTCCAGGTTCCGGTAAGACAACGACGTTGATTATGCGCATAGGATATTTAATTGAAGAGAAAGGTGTAGAACCCCGACGTATTAAAGCCATAACATTCAGTCGAGCTTCTGCCCAAGATATGAAATCACGCTTTGAACAGTTTTTTCCTTCATTAAATCAAGTCGCTTTTTCAACCATTCATAGCTTGGCTTTTTCGATTACATCACGCTTTTTAAAGAGCCAAGGGATTTCATTTACATTAATAGAAGGAACTCCTACCAATAATGCACCGATGAAATCACAAATTCTGAAGGATTTATATAAACAAGCGCTAAAAGAAGATTGTACTGACGATCAGTTGCAAGAGATGATTCAGTTTATCAGTTTCATCAAAAACAAAATGATTCCAGAAGCACGATGGAAAGACGAAGCACTTCCAAATCCGGAAGCCGTAAAAATTGCGATTCAATATGAAGCGATTAAAACACAAAATCCTTCTCAACTTTGGCTGGATTTTGATGATTTGCTCGTAATTGCTTACGAAGCTTTATCTACAGACAGACACATCATGGAAAGTTTCTCGAAATTGTATGATTACGTGTTAACAGATGAAAGCCAAGATACTTCGAGAGTTCAACATGCAATTGTTGAAAAGCTTGTTGAAGGGCATCGGAATTTATGTGTCGTGGCAGATGATGATCAAACGATTTATTCGTGGCGAGCTGCAGACCCTTCATACTTACTTAACTTTAAAGAGACGTATCCAGACGCCAAAATATTGAAGATGGAACAAAACTATCGTTCATCTGCCAATATCGTCTCGGTTGCCAATCAATTCATCAAAAGAAACACTATCAGGTACAAGAAAGAAATGTTTACAAAAAACAGCCCTGTATTGGATATTGAATTAAAACGATTGCATGACGATCAAGCCCAAATGAGATATGTCATATATGGACTGCTTGATTTAAAGGAAACGAGCAGTGCAGCCATTCTTTTCCGGAATAATGCAAGTGCCATTCTTTATATAAGCGAGTTGGAACGAAGAGGCATTCCGTTTTATATGAAAGATGTCGATCAACGATTTTTTTCTCATTGGGTAGTTGACGATATATTGAATTTCATGCGATTAAGTTTTAATTTAGAACGAAAAGATATTTTCCTGAAAATTGCACGGAAATTCAATCTGTATTTATCAAACGACCAAATTCGTAAATTTGAGCGCATTGAAGAAGCAGGAAATGTCTTTCAGCTTCTTTCTAGACACGTCCCGTTAAAGGATTATCAAATTAAATCATTGCAGAGCTATGCAACGATCTATGAGCAAATGAAAGAATCGCGTCCGAAAAGCGTCATTCGTTTAATAAGAGAAAAACTCGGTTATGAACAAGTTTTACAAAACCGTGCAGAGAAATTTGGATTTCGTATTGAAGTGCTTCTCGACATGATCCGTACACTCGAACAAATCGCTGAGCCATTCACGACGATGGAGGCATTTGCCAAGCGATTAAAAGAATTGGATGAGCTTACGCAAAAAGCAAAAAAGATCAAAGATCCAAACGCCGTCACGTTATCCACTTTTCACAGTGCAAAAGGGTTGGAATTCGATCATGTGTACATGATTGATTGTCATAATGGAACGATTCCATCTGACGAAGACCAGCGGGACACCGACAAGCTTGAGGAAGCGAGACGCTTATTTTACGTGGGAATGACGAGAGCACGTCAACATCTGGAATTGTTGACGTATGCAGAGAAGGATGGGAAAGAAAAGGTTGAATCGCGGTTTATTAGTGAAGTAAGAAGTATCCTGCTGAAAAATTCCAAACAAAGTGAAGCTGTGACTAAACAGGTAGACCCCGAGAATCCAAATACCATTCGTGAAATACGAGAAATGACAGTTGGTCTTAAGATTGTCCATAAGAAATTTGGTGAAGGTCATATCGTTCAACTAAAAAGTGATCGAATCATCCTGCGATTTGGGGAAACTCAAAAAGAGTTGGCGATTCAAATGATTTTGGACAAAGGTTTGCTTGCAAAAGACATTAAGGCGGTTCCGAAGGACTTGATTGTAAAGTGA
- a CDS encoding SRPBCC family protein: MSNQTFVYTTYIRTNPERLWQALTNSEDTERYFFGSKLQSSWKLGEYVSFFRAEKLDVTGELVEVIPYEKLSYTWSAPENPTLRNEPSVVTFSLKEMDDTVKLTLIHSNLAESDIVDSSDTFLGANNGWPAIMSNLKSYLETGETLKAIQA, from the coding sequence TTGTCAAACCAAACTTTTGTTTATACCACGTATATCCGAACCAACCCGGAAAGACTTTGGCAAGCACTGACAAACAGTGAAGATACCGAGCGCTATTTCTTTGGTAGTAAACTTCAATCATCTTGGAAATTGGGAGAGTATGTTTCTTTTTTTAGAGCAGAAAAACTGGATGTAACAGGTGAACTTGTGGAAGTCATTCCCTATGAAAAGCTGTCGTATACGTGGTCAGCTCCTGAGAATCCTACTTTACGTAATGAACCCTCAGTCGTTACATTTTCACTAAAAGAGATGGATGATACAGTGAAACTTACGCTCATTCACTCGAATTTAGCGGAAAGTGATATAGTCGATTCATCAGATACTTTTTTGGGGGCTAATAACGGATGGCCGGCAATTATGAGCAATTTGAAAAGTTATTTGGAAACAGGAGAAACACTTAAAGCAATTCAAGCATAA
- a CDS encoding diacylglycerol kinase family protein has product MSRFNHGVLLFNGQAGQDSEEEALSLVVPVIATHCHKLTIVQTLSPDEFKQACMDASYADVLFIMGGDGTLHTAVQVLEKIENLPIIGLLPGGTCNDFARTLDIPPFLKEAAEAIVTGVVQDVDLAQINDGLFMNFAGIGLIADASENINPNLKEKYGKLSYFMSALQTFSQTEPFSIHLEIDGTTYSEEAVMLLVMNGKSIGTHRFPLDIINPSDGQLDVVLIQASTMAAIREWFSLNQPDIMPDDLKNVTHYTGKHIVIRTDEPKKVDTDGEIYLETPVEITVKPKSVRFLVPNKNN; this is encoded by the coding sequence ATGTCCCGTTTCAATCATGGCGTTCTGTTATTTAATGGGCAAGCTGGACAGGACTCTGAAGAAGAAGCTTTATCACTTGTCGTTCCGGTTATTGCGACCCATTGTCACAAACTGACCATTGTACAAACGTTATCTCCTGACGAGTTTAAACAAGCATGCATGGACGCATCGTATGCGGATGTTTTATTTATAATGGGTGGAGATGGAACGCTGCATACAGCTGTTCAAGTATTAGAAAAGATTGAAAATCTCCCTATCATCGGTTTACTTCCTGGAGGGACATGCAATGATTTTGCACGTACATTAGACATCCCGCCTTTTCTTAAAGAAGCAGCTGAAGCAATTGTTACCGGAGTCGTTCAAGATGTAGATTTAGCACAAATAAATGATGGCTTATTTATGAACTTCGCTGGAATTGGATTAATTGCCGACGCTTCCGAGAACATTAATCCCAATCTCAAAGAAAAGTACGGTAAGCTAAGTTATTTCATGAGTGCTTTACAAACGTTTAGTCAAACTGAACCGTTTTCTATTCATTTGGAGATTGATGGCACTACGTATAGTGAAGAAGCTGTCATGTTACTCGTTATGAATGGAAAATCCATCGGAACCCATCGCTTCCCTCTCGACATCATTAATCCTAGTGATGGACAATTGGATGTGGTGCTCATACAAGCGTCAACTATGGCAGCCATACGTGAATGGTTTTCATTAAATCAACCAGATATAATGCCGGATGATTTAAAGAATGTGACCCATTATACCGGTAAACATATTGTGATTCGTACCGATGAACCGAAAAAAGTGGATACTGACGGAGAAATTTATTTAGAAACGCCTGTTGAAATAACAGTAAAGCCAAAATCCGTTCGATTTTTGGTGCCGAATAAGAACAATTAA
- a CDS encoding DEAD/DEAH box helicase encodes MTNTQFKDFGISDDIIRALEGLGFTSPTEVQSKVIPTALSKRDVSVKSQTGSGKTAAFGIPICEMVDWDENKPQALVLTPTRELAMQVSQDIMSFGRFKRIKATAIYGKQPFAFQRTELKQKSHVVVGTPGRVMDHIERHTLDLSKVEILVIDEADEMLSMGFIELVESIISHLPKKRLTMLFSATLPKDVEKLCHKYMDNPVDIEIEKTESVNQQIEHSVYIVKEAEKFALLKDITMVENPDSCIIFCRTKDNVDQLVDLLDDEGYTVDKIHGGMEQNERFDVMNDFKRGDFRYLIATDVAARGIDIDRITHVINYDMPLENESYVHRTGRTGRAGEVGKAITLVTPYEDRFLASVEKYIGFDIPLKDAPSKEQVVRAKAAFKQKMNEQPEIKVDKKEQLNEDITKLYFNGGKKKKIRAVDFVGTIAKLDGMTAQDIGIITIQDNVSYVEILNGKGPLVLKQMRNTTIKGKLLKVHIANK; translated from the coding sequence ATGACAAACACACAATTTAAAGATTTTGGTATTTCAGACGACATAATTCGCGCACTAGAAGGTCTGGGATTTACATCCCCAACAGAAGTGCAATCAAAAGTGATACCTACAGCACTATCAAAGCGGGATGTTTCAGTTAAATCTCAAACAGGAAGTGGTAAAACAGCTGCTTTTGGTATTCCAATTTGTGAGATGGTGGACTGGGATGAAAACAAACCACAAGCTTTAGTATTAACCCCGACACGCGAATTAGCTATGCAAGTTTCGCAAGATATCATGAGTTTTGGTCGTTTTAAGCGTATTAAAGCTACGGCGATTTATGGGAAACAGCCATTCGCTTTTCAACGTACTGAGTTAAAACAAAAATCACATGTTGTTGTGGGAACCCCAGGTCGTGTCATGGATCACATTGAGCGCCATACACTGGATTTAAGCAAAGTTGAAATTCTTGTCATTGACGAAGCGGACGAAATGTTGAGCATGGGCTTTATTGAATTGGTCGAGTCCATAATCAGTCACTTGCCAAAAAAACGATTAACGATGTTGTTCTCGGCAACACTTCCAAAAGACGTGGAAAAACTATGCCATAAATATATGGACAATCCGGTGGACATCGAAATTGAAAAAACAGAAAGTGTAAACCAACAAATAGAGCACTCTGTATATATCGTAAAAGAAGCAGAGAAATTTGCGTTGCTGAAAGATATTACGATGGTTGAAAATCCAGATAGCTGTATCATTTTTTGCCGTACGAAAGATAACGTCGATCAGTTGGTGGACTTACTGGATGATGAAGGCTATACAGTTGATAAAATTCATGGCGGGATGGAACAAAATGAGCGTTTCGATGTAATGAACGATTTCAAACGTGGGGATTTCCGCTATTTAATCGCTACTGATGTTGCTGCTCGAGGAATTGATATTGACCGTATTACGCATGTCATCAATTACGATATGCCTTTGGAAAATGAAAGCTACGTTCATCGTACTGGTCGAACAGGTAGAGCAGGCGAAGTCGGTAAAGCAATTACACTTGTTACACCTTACGAAGATCGTTTCCTTGCATCGGTTGAAAAGTATATTGGTTTTGACATCCCGTTGAAAGATGCTCCTTCAAAAGAACAAGTAGTTAGAGCGAAAGCTGCATTTAAACAAAAAATGAATGAGCAACCTGAAATCAAAGTGGATAAGAAAGAACAATTAAATGAAGATATTACGAAATTGTATTTTAACGGCGGGAAGAAAAAGAAAATCCGTGCTGTGGACTTTGTTGGGACCATTGCAAAACTTGATGGAATGACTGCACAAGATATCGGCATCATTACCATTCAGGATAATGTTTCTTATGTGGAAATATTGAATGGTAAAGGACCGCTCGTATTGAAGCAAATGAGAAACACGACAATCAAAGGAAAACTGTTAAAAGTTCATATCGCTAACAAATAA
- a CDS encoding DUF2187 family protein, whose translation MTFQKHEKEVSEFVQARRIREKITFVRRDVEVEGAIFKILENSCIVEISQEDAKKIGAASTLTVVSHKNYKVFS comes from the coding sequence ATGACGTTCCAAAAACATGAAAAAGAAGTATCCGAATTTGTACAAGCACGAAGAATTCGTGAAAAAATCACATTCGTTCGTCGTGATGTAGAAGTTGAAGGAGCTATCTTCAAAATCCTTGAAAATTCTTGCATCGTTGAAATTTCTCAAGAAGACGCAAAAAAAATTGGTGCCGCATCAACTTTAACAGTAGTATCACATAAAAATTATAAAGTATTCTCATAA
- a CDS encoding sulfurtransferase: protein MGKVWKSAKELKESNLRWIDTRFSLQDPNAGKKLYDKGHIAGAIYLDLEKDLSDMNKTNGRHPLPDKEKLKYLFESNGLQYTDHVVIYDQGGMPFGPRAYWMFCYAGFPQVTLVKEGYEELVELGLEVSTETSSYPASTLSLQWNEDILSTREQVKVVSETSNGALLDARSAERYAGIHEPIDSVAGHIPNARNLDWELLKEDGRFKEAVDVISEVEAVVKQDEDITVYCGSGVTAAPLYAMLKEAGYPKVKLYVGSYSDWITAYPVDNKLT, encoded by the coding sequence ATGGGTAAAGTTTGGAAGTCTGCAAAAGAACTGAAAGAATCTAATTTGAGGTGGATTGATACTCGCTTTTCACTACAAGATCCTAATGCTGGCAAAAAGCTATATGATAAAGGTCATATAGCTGGTGCCATCTATCTCGATCTTGAAAAAGATTTATCGGATATGAATAAGACAAATGGACGTCATCCACTGCCTGATAAAGAAAAGTTGAAATATCTTTTTGAATCAAATGGTTTACAGTATACAGACCATGTCGTGATTTATGACCAAGGCGGAATGCCCTTTGGACCGCGAGCTTACTGGATGTTTTGTTATGCAGGTTTCCCACAAGTAACATTGGTGAAGGAAGGCTATGAAGAATTGGTTGAACTGGGTTTAGAAGTGTCAACTGAAACATCGTCATACCCGGCTTCGACATTAAGCCTTCAGTGGAATGAAGACATTCTTTCGACTCGCGAGCAAGTTAAAGTAGTATCGGAGACGTCAAATGGTGCTCTTCTGGATGCCCGATCAGCAGAAAGATATGCAGGCATTCATGAGCCGATTGATTCAGTAGCTGGTCATATTCCGAATGCGAGAAATTTGGACTGGGAACTGTTGAAAGAAGATGGTCGTTTTAAAGAAGCAGTCGATGTTATATCGGAAGTAGAAGCGGTTGTTAAGCAAGATGAAGATATCACTGTGTATTGCGGGAGTGGAGTAACTGCAGCACCTCTATATGCAATGCTTAAAGAAGCGGGATATCCAAAAGTGAAATTATATGTAGGCAGTTATAGTGACTGGATTACTGCTTATCCAGTGGACAATAAATTGACGTAG
- a CDS encoding dynamin family protein, with protein sequence MHSFEDQINHLLQETARAYTLFKEVDDVERMNKTNLFSQKLMNREFTIGFAGHFSAGKSSMINALTGEQLLPSSPIPTSANIVKIHKATNDFAIVYMQDQQPVKFSGDYDFETVKEFCKDGHAVSQIEIGHESSVLPEGITVMDTPGVDSTDDAHRMSTESSLHLADIVFYMMDYNHVQSELNFGFTKQLMKYNDNLYLIVNQIDKHRENELTFTQFKESVHDSFKAWGVIPKDIFFTSLKDANHPYNDFTEVREIVMYSMNNWQDQLVKSSTNTLIKLHDEHLEYLTDEIEECQSTFANVLSEDEWEDKEEIRKTAAHYQNQAKLLSSKAWSDNFEANRKNLLDNATMMPYELRDKLKSYLEAKQENFKVGLFFSGKKTEEERNTRGQLVEKEYDTVIQSQIAGHMRSLMKQSLKDVGLLTDEQSLAIDQMEFHPPIQIIDEQIQKGSLVTADSVLNFANRVTDATKKWFIQQTDGWKNVHAKVIEDLPEDDFGQADSKSRAYQEKLLAIETLEQLHKQHVGFTKEWDNPSRNTNSNSAELVKKWVQNHELAEQQMVPFDSSMIVEKDTEDNVMEHPSDRPETAGIAVNDTLSRAKYIANQIEHIQGFSEVAQYLQTKSQRLEKQDFTIALFGAFSAGKSSFSNALMGANVLPVSPNPTTAAINKIRPVTEHNPHETADVKLKTKDQFFEDVASSFHAIGINVVSLDEAYKKANDIENMTLENEGLQVHKAFIRAFKEGYSTFKEQLGETLRVNRDEFEAFVAQENKSCFVDTIDFYYDCQLTRMGVTLVDTPGADSINARHTGVAFEYIRNADAILFITYYNHAFARADREFLIQLGRVKDAFELDKMFFIVNAIDLAANEEEANDVKNYVTNELQRFGIRFPRVYGVSSLQALKEKEESVQLNSGMEVFEQSFQQFLSEDLKAMTVQALAEETEKTVARLASLIEQTEVNLSRKEERLQELRLLEQKIRQRFTSSAAGVITKNSYQELDELLYYVLQRVYYRYPDFFKESYNPSVFSNKSSAEALDFALKETLAMLSFDFEQEMRVTNFRLNQWIGKALQQRQKDEMHELKESNNSFSFMPYEIAEAKLLDFEGPFEDSTKYSHVKSHYKNNKSFFEKNEKEKLRDELQDATKPEAEKYLNTQNVRMRDWARGVIDLEAEGLRQHLLRESLQQLDSERAAMQEGSRLEEWRAVYKNLSEGE encoded by the coding sequence ATGCATTCATTTGAAGATCAAATTAATCACCTATTACAAGAAACGGCAAGAGCCTATACATTATTTAAAGAAGTAGACGATGTGGAACGAATGAACAAAACGAATCTGTTCTCACAAAAATTAATGAACCGGGAATTTACAATTGGTTTTGCAGGTCACTTTTCTGCGGGCAAGTCGAGTATGATCAACGCCTTGACGGGAGAACAACTCCTTCCATCCAGTCCCATACCAACAAGCGCGAATATCGTTAAAATACATAAAGCAACAAACGATTTTGCCATTGTGTACATGCAAGATCAACAACCAGTTAAATTTTCGGGAGATTATGATTTTGAGACGGTAAAAGAATTTTGTAAGGATGGACATGCAGTTTCGCAAATTGAAATTGGACATGAATCTTCGGTCCTACCTGAAGGAATAACGGTCATGGATACACCAGGGGTTGATTCCACTGACGATGCACACCGTATGTCGACAGAATCATCGTTACACTTGGCAGATATCGTTTTCTATATGATGGACTATAACCACGTCCAATCAGAGTTGAACTTTGGGTTTACAAAACAGCTTATGAAATATAACGACAATCTCTATTTGATTGTAAATCAGATTGATAAACACCGTGAAAATGAGTTGACGTTTACGCAATTTAAAGAGTCTGTACACGACTCCTTCAAGGCATGGGGCGTAATACCAAAAGATATCTTTTTCACTTCTTTAAAAGATGCCAATCATCCTTATAACGACTTTACCGAAGTTCGGGAAATCGTGATGTACAGCATGAATAATTGGCAAGACCAATTAGTGAAGTCGTCGACCAATACATTAATCAAATTACACGATGAACATCTTGAATATTTAACGGATGAAATTGAAGAGTGCCAGTCAACTTTCGCCAACGTACTATCTGAGGATGAATGGGAAGATAAAGAAGAAATCAGAAAGACGGCCGCACACTATCAAAACCAAGCAAAATTACTTAGTTCTAAAGCGTGGTCAGATAACTTTGAAGCCAATCGAAAAAATTTACTGGATAATGCCACCATGATGCCATACGAGTTACGAGACAAATTAAAGTCGTATTTGGAAGCAAAACAAGAAAACTTTAAGGTTGGCCTATTCTTCAGTGGGAAGAAAACGGAAGAAGAGAGAAATACTCGTGGACAGCTTGTCGAAAAAGAATACGATACGGTCATACAATCTCAAATTGCCGGACATATGCGTTCATTAATGAAACAGTCTTTAAAAGATGTGGGCTTATTGACTGATGAACAATCACTGGCAATTGATCAGATGGAATTCCATCCACCTATACAAATTATAGATGAACAAATTCAAAAAGGGTCACTGGTTACCGCGGATTCTGTATTGAATTTTGCTAACCGAGTTACAGATGCGACGAAAAAATGGTTCATCCAACAAACCGATGGCTGGAAAAACGTGCACGCAAAAGTTATAGAGGACTTACCAGAAGATGATTTTGGTCAAGCTGATTCTAAATCTCGTGCCTATCAAGAAAAATTATTAGCGATTGAAACGCTGGAACAATTGCATAAACAGCATGTAGGTTTCACAAAAGAATGGGACAACCCTTCAAGAAATACGAATAGTAACTCTGCTGAGTTGGTGAAAAAATGGGTGCAAAATCATGAGTTGGCTGAACAACAAATGGTACCTTTCGATTCTTCCATGATTGTCGAAAAAGACACGGAAGATAATGTTATGGAACATCCGTCTGACAGACCGGAAACTGCAGGTATTGCAGTGAATGATACACTGTCACGTGCGAAATACATTGCCAATCAGATTGAACATATCCAAGGCTTCTCTGAGGTTGCACAGTATCTGCAAACTAAATCTCAGCGTCTTGAGAAACAGGACTTTACCATTGCCTTATTCGGGGCTTTCAGTGCAGGCAAATCGTCGTTCTCAAATGCTTTAATGGGGGCAAATGTGTTGCCAGTTTCCCCAAATCCAACAACTGCCGCAATAAATAAGATTCGTCCCGTCACTGAACATAATCCGCACGAAACGGCTGATGTAAAGCTGAAAACGAAAGATCAATTTTTTGAAGATGTTGCTTCTTCATTCCATGCTATCGGAATCAATGTCGTTTCTTTAGATGAAGCGTACAAAAAGGCGAACGATATAGAAAATATGACGTTAGAAAACGAAGGCTTGCAAGTACACAAAGCATTCATTCGTGCCTTTAAAGAAGGGTATTCTACGTTTAAAGAACAACTAGGTGAAACTTTGCGCGTAAATAGAGATGAATTTGAAGCGTTTGTTGCCCAGGAAAACAAGAGCTGTTTCGTCGATACCATTGATTTCTACTATGATTGTCAGTTAACGAGAATGGGGGTCACTCTGGTGGATACGCCAGGAGCAGACTCTATTAATGCACGACACACAGGCGTGGCATTTGAATACATCCGTAATGCGGACGCTATTCTTTTCATTACGTATTATAATCACGCATTTGCTCGTGCTGATAGAGAATTTTTGATTCAGCTTGGTCGCGTGAAAGATGCATTTGAATTGGATAAAATGTTCTTTATCGTAAACGCCATTGACTTGGCTGCAAACGAAGAGGAAGCAAATGATGTCAAAAATTATGTGACGAATGAATTGCAACGATTTGGTATACGCTTCCCACGAGTATATGGAGTTTCGAGCCTTCAAGCGCTAAAAGAAAAAGAAGAGTCGGTTCAATTGAATTCAGGAATGGAAGTTTTCGAACAATCTTTCCAACAATTTTTATCCGAAGATTTAAAAGCGATGACTGTTCAAGCACTCGCTGAAGAAACAGAGAAAACAGTTGCCCGATTGGCTTCCTTGATTGAACAAACTGAAGTCAATCTATCCAGAAAAGAAGAACGGTTGCAGGAACTACGTCTGTTGGAACAAAAGATCCGTCAACGTTTTACGAGTTCAGCTGCAGGAGTAATCACGAAAAATTCCTATCAGGAACTGGACGAATTGCTTTACTATGTATTGCAAAGAGTCTATTACAGATACCCTGACTTCTTTAAAGAATCGTATAACCCGTCTGTTTTTTCGAACAAATCATCAGCAGAAGCACTTGATTTTGCCTTGAAAGAAACACTTGCCATGTTAAGTTTTGATTTTGAGCAGGAAATGCGTGTGACGAATTTCCGTTTAAATCAATGGATTGGCAAAGCACTGCAACAACGACAAAAAGATGAAATGCATGAACTGAAAGAAAGCAACAACAGTTTTTCGTTTATGCCGTATGAAATAGCGGAAGCAAAACTGCTTGATTTTGAAGGACCTTTCGAGGATTCAACTAAGTATTCACATGTGAAGTCACATTATAAAAACAATAAATCTTTCTTCGAGAAAAATGAAAAAGAAAAGCTAAGAGATGAATTGCAGGATGCAACAAAACCGGAAGCTGAGAAATATTTAAATACTCAAAATGTCCGCATGAGAGATTGGGCTAGAGGTGTAATTGATTTGGAAGCAGAAGGATTAAGACAACATTTACTCCGTGAGTCACTGCAACAACTTGACTCTGAAAGAGCGGCAATGCAAGAAGGTAGCCGCCTTGAAGAGTGGAGAGCTGTGTACAAGAATTTATCTGAAGGGGAATGA